The following are from one region of the Sulfurimonas crateris genome:
- the ccoO gene encoding cytochrome-c oxidase, cbb3-type subunit II → MFHWLEKHPFFFAVGVFVTIAFAGLVEILPNFAQASRPVIGTAPYSTLELAGRHVYIKNSCNACHSQLVRPFKSETDRYGHYSLSGEYAYDRPFLWGSKRTGPDLMRVGNYRTTDWHENHMKDPASVVPGSIMPAYKWMFTNKADIDTAYAEQLTVAQYFSVPYNQPVPMKDGSSVVVKMGGSVAEANAIALEEAKLIAADMRDQDVKDAVARGEIPEIVALIAYMNSLK, encoded by the coding sequence ATGTTTCATTGGTTAGAAAAACATCCGTTCTTTTTTGCGGTAGGTGTATTCGTAACAATTGCTTTTGCAGGTCTGGTTGAAATTCTTCCAAACTTTGCTCAAGCATCTCGTCCCGTAATCGGTACGGCTCCATACTCTACTTTAGAGTTAGCAGGCCGTCACGTTTATATTAAAAACAGCTGTAATGCATGTCACTCACAGCTTGTTCGTCCGTTTAAATCAGAGACTGACCGTTATGGTCACTACTCTCTAAGCGGTGAGTATGCGTATGATAGACCATTTTTATGGGGTTCAAAAAGAACAGGACCAGATTTGATGCGTGTAGGTAACTATAGAACTACCGACTGGCATGAAAATCACATGAAAGATCCTGCTTCAGTTGTTCCTGGCTCTATTATGCCTGCGTATAAGTGGATGTTTACAAATAAAGCTGATATTGATACTGCATATGCAGAACAGTTGACTGTTGCACAATACTTCTCAGTTCCTTACAACCAGCCGGTGCCTATGAAAGACGGCTCCAGCGTTGTTGTAAAGATGGGCGGAAGTGTTGCTGAAGCAAATGCTATAGCTTTAGAAGAGGCAAAACTTATTGCAGCAGATATGAGAGATCAAGATGTCAAGGATGCTGTGGCACGTGGCGAGATTCCTGAGATAGTTGCATTAATTGCATATATGAATAGTCTCAAGTAG
- a CDS encoding cytochrome c oxidase, cbb3-type, CcoQ subunit encodes MDIAQIQAYGYFALTIFLVVALYGYIYHLYTKKKDVDGVDYESYSDMALKDDLDDAPVSPKSDDKEK; translated from the coding sequence GTGGATATAGCACAAATACAAGCTTATGGATACTTTGCATTAACGATATTTCTCGTGGTAGCATTGTATGGTTACATATACCATCTTTATACCAAGAAAAAAGATGTTGATGGGGTAGATTATGAGAGTTATAGTGATATGGCACTTAAAGATGATTTAGACGATGCTCCGGTATCGCCTAAGTCTGATGACAAAGAGAAATAG
- a CDS encoding c-type cytochrome, giving the protein MNKLYLGGIIFTALMLILTYLSVGGSKGGLNDDIVNILAITGAIALVVITVFVVIKYVRQMQVDSATGELADENWDGIGEYKNSVPTGWAVMFLLTMVWGMWYFTIGYPVNAYSQIGEYNEDVAVHNAKFEAKYKDITGDKLVEMGESVFLAECKVCHGLSADGIDGKAANLNIRMDEASIKAVIENGSNNKLLGFEMPMPDRNGLMNANSGYAPITDAEIDTVSAYVANGFTGKGADIYAGTCAMCHGEDGRGIEGMSPNIRDYDIALVSNVLTYGKKGIIGTMPKFDRLNDKQKEAVGAYIANISK; this is encoded by the coding sequence ATGAATAAGCTTTATCTTGGGGGAATCATATTTACTGCTTTAATGTTAATACTGACGTATTTATCCGTCGGTGGATCAAAAGGCGGTCTAAATGATGATATCGTCAATATACTTGCGATTACGGGGGCGATAGCACTAGTAGTTATTACTGTTTTCGTCGTAATTAAGTATGTTCGTCAGATGCAAGTTGATAGCGCGACTGGTGAGCTTGCTGATGAGAACTGGGACGGAATAGGCGAATATAAAAACAGCGTTCCGACTGGTTGGGCAGTTATGTTTTTGTTGACAATGGTTTGGGGTATGTGGTATTTTACAATAGGTTATCCTGTAAATGCATATTCACAAATTGGCGAGTATAACGAAGACGTTGCTGTTCACAATGCAAAATTTGAAGCTAAATACAAAGATATTACGGGCGACAAATTAGTAGAGATGGGTGAGTCTGTTTTCTTGGCTGAGTGTAAAGTTTGTCACGGTCTTAGTGCAGACGGCATTGACGGAAAAGCGGCTAATTTAAATATTAGAATGGATGAAGCGTCAATCAAGGCTGTAATAGAGAACGGTTCAAACAACAAGCTTTTAGGCTTTGAAATGCCTATGCCTGATCGTAACGGTCTAATGAATGCTAACTCTGGTTATGCTCCGATCACAGATGCTGAGATAGATACTGTTTCTGCTTATGTAGCAAACGGTTTCACAGGCAAGGGTGCTGACATTTATGCAGGAACTTGTGCTATGTGTCACGGTGAAGACGGTAGAGGAATCGAAGGCATGAGTCCAAATATCAGAGATTACGATATTGCACTAGTTAGCAATGTTCTTACATATGGTAAAAAAGGTATAATCGGTACTATGCCTAAGTTTGATAGACTTAACGATAAGCAAAAAGAAGCTGTTGGTGCTTATATTGCTAACATAAGTAAATAA
- a CDS encoding DUF4006 family protein — MNDNRSIFSLDGITGMLIATVLLLAILVGLSVWAVNVQNTSATNFYDIKDEHLIQMKSVDNANHLVDVK; from the coding sequence ATGAATGATAATAGAAGTATATTTTCTCTCGACGGTATAACCGGAATGCTAATAGCAACTGTTTTGCTTTTGGCTATTTTGGTTGGATTATCAGTTTGGGCTGTAAATGTTCAAAACACTAGTGCGACAAACTTTTATGATATTAAAGATGAGCATCTTATACAAATGAAGAGCGTTGATAACGCTAATCATTTGGTAGATGTTAAGTAA
- a CDS encoding 3-dehydroquinate dehydratase, translated as MKFSRGLKALIVALLLNTALSAQYLYKDELIFNPAFNIEVEKLGSELHEKTGISLRLVMLKELPKNMNIVDYEKELIKDFNSPTILLTFSEMDSKVDIYANQRSLYEYFDKKQVLSPISSPVQAFIIALLNMDFSDMSSGGTILPLLAQKAKEGELLGKYAGSMFNGYADIAEQVAESKGVVLENAVGNANQTSIFLVKVLFYGFIIYGIFLYIKRKLYIRRQKNESK; from the coding sequence TTGAAGTTTTCAAGAGGGCTTAAAGCCCTCATAGTAGCACTGCTTTTAAATACTGCACTCTCTGCACAATATTTATATAAAGATGAACTTATTTTTAATCCTGCATTTAACATAGAAGTTGAGAAATTAGGTTCGGAACTTCATGAAAAAACTGGGATCTCTCTAAGACTTGTAATGCTAAAAGAGTTGCCAAAAAACATGAATATAGTGGATTATGAGAAAGAGTTGATAAAAGACTTCAATTCTCCTACGATTCTACTTACATTCTCTGAAATGGATTCAAAAGTCGATATCTATGCAAATCAGAGATCTTTATATGAGTATTTTGACAAAAAACAGGTATTAAGCCCAATCTCATCACCCGTGCAGGCATTTATTATCGCACTTTTGAATATGGATTTTAGTGATATGAGCAGCGGCGGTACTATCTTACCCCTACTTGCTCAAAAGGCTAAAGAGGGCGAGCTTTTAGGAAAGTATGCAGGTTCTATGTTTAACGGCTATGCAGATATTGCAGAGCAGGTTGCAGAGAGCAAGGGTGTAGTGCTTGAGAATGCTGTTGGAAACGCAAACCAGACCAGCATTTTTCTTGTAAAAGTGTTGTTCTACGGTTTTATCATTTATGGTATATTTCTTTATATTAAAAGAAAACTATACATCAGAAGGCAAAAAAATGAATCTAAGTAA
- a CDS encoding FixH family protein — protein MNLSNGRIWPYAIGASIIFIFGACVATIVVANTLPVEKSDTYMMDYHEADEKANDILESAIAFNKKYKVEYITDGLSTQSSTIKYRVSDLDSNPVNSAQIKVVVTRPNNHKHDQELINPKVENGIYTFDAIELPQEGRWDIMAKVAVDELHRFYNVKADTRAKEIIEY, from the coding sequence ATGAATCTAAGTAACGGCAGGATCTGGCCATACGCGATAGGTGCTTCAATAATTTTTATATTTGGCGCATGTGTCGCTACAATAGTTGTAGCAAATACACTTCCGGTCGAGAAGAGTGATACCTATATGATGGATTATCATGAGGCTGATGAAAAAGCAAACGATATTTTAGAATCTGCTATAGCATTTAACAAAAAATATAAAGTAGAGTATATAACAGACGGACTCAGTACACAAAGCAGCACTATAAAATATAGAGTGAGCGACCTTGACTCTAATCCTGTAAATAGCGCTCAAATAAAAGTGGTTGTGACCAGACCAAATAACCATAAACATGATCAAGAGCTAATCAATCCAAAAGTAGAAAACGGCATCTACACATTTGACGCAATTGAACTACCGCAAGAGGGAAGATGGGATATTATGGCTAAAGTAGCCGTAGATGAACTTCACCGATTTTACAACGTAAAAGCGGACACAAGAGCAAAGGAAATCATAGAATATTAG
- a CDS encoding PD-(D/E)XK nuclease family protein: MNESLIVLPSARAIRQKLFHIEGLSLFLPNYSTMSDFISKLCMVEGFKALDEDGRVLLLLEASDFKNFKNLQIQRNFFTFTKNSSYIFKFFEELSAERYNIKALSTSDIYGEYEEHITILEELYGRYEALCRERKLLDGIFLPKLYTFNAPFVKKYKNIELHVDGHLTNFELELLERCCAFSSVNILFSASRFNTKMQRKFLEIGIDLETGYRYKISLNTKEVFHKERIEQNTNVTCDSFSEPLLQAAFVKKKIYDFVKMGYKPQNIAVVLPDEKFAQLLRSFDEKSNFNFAMGEPFSMAFIYEKLDATCKYIEQDSKENEARLERVGDEFYIPLRSIYAKKSQESDILEFLKSYKESFLQGNRATRAELTIFEEELYALKNILPFMSEMSVKSLLMVFLQRLSSRTIDDVRGGKITVMGVLETRSVEFDAVIIVDFSDSNVPKKSDKDMFLNTNVREAANLPTMSDRENLQKHYYEMLINSSKEVAISFVKSKDSSASRFLKQLGIKEKSVYDEDSYARVLFAKGNSRLKEDEDIVLEYSFRGKNLSATRLKTFLTCKRKYYYHYVKSIQNHEIPKDMPKEHEIGSDVHTALKELYANRSFYESADELKRDLNAALKDASGESELEEYLMAMQARRMEAFCQNEVKRFADGWRVDQCEVTLQAEFAGMSISGQIDRVDRRGSDIYVLDYKTGSYPLYNEKNFTEATDFQLEFYYLLAQKLGNVVGCGYYDLKESKIVDEPFLREKLGVLESNIKDLLNIEDVNFSKCEEVKNCQFCEYKIMCGRE, encoded by the coding sequence ATGAATGAATCTTTGATTGTCCTCCCTTCGGCTCGTGCAATAAGACAAAAACTCTTCCATATAGAGGGTTTAAGCCTATTTCTTCCAAACTATTCGACCATGAGTGATTTTATCTCAAAGCTCTGCATGGTAGAAGGTTTTAAAGCCCTCGATGAAGACGGCAGAGTCCTTCTGCTGCTTGAGGCGAGTGACTTTAAAAATTTCAAAAATCTTCAAATACAGAGAAACTTCTTTACCTTTACAAAAAACTCATCCTATATATTTAAATTTTTTGAAGAGCTGAGCGCAGAGAGATACAATATAAAAGCTCTCTCAACATCTGATATCTACGGAGAGTATGAGGAGCATATAACCATACTTGAAGAGCTTTACGGCAGGTATGAAGCACTATGCAGGGAGAGAAAGCTTTTGGATGGGATATTTCTGCCAAAACTCTACACTTTTAACGCACCGTTTGTCAAAAAGTATAAAAACATAGAGCTTCACGTTGATGGCCATCTGACAAACTTCGAGCTTGAGCTTCTAGAGAGGTGTTGTGCGTTTAGCAGTGTCAATATTCTCTTTAGTGCGAGCAGATTTAACACCAAGATGCAGAGAAAATTTTTAGAGATAGGCATAGATCTAGAGACAGGGTATAGATATAAAATTTCTCTCAATACAAAAGAAGTATTTCACAAAGAGAGAATAGAGCAAAACACGAATGTGACATGCGACTCTTTTAGTGAACCTCTTTTGCAGGCTGCCTTTGTTAAAAAGAAGATATATGATTTTGTTAAAATGGGCTATAAGCCCCAAAATATTGCGGTAGTTTTGCCAGATGAGAAGTTTGCGCAGCTGCTTAGGTCTTTTGATGAAAAATCAAACTTCAACTTTGCCATGGGAGAGCCTTTTAGCATGGCTTTCATCTACGAGAAGCTGGATGCTACATGCAAGTACATTGAGCAGGACTCCAAAGAGAATGAAGCAAGACTAGAGAGAGTAGGGGATGAATTTTATATCCCGCTTCGCTCAATATATGCAAAAAAAAGCCAAGAGAGCGATATTTTAGAGTTTCTAAAGAGCTATAAAGAGAGTTTTTTACAAGGGAACAGAGCCACTAGAGCCGAACTTACTATTTTTGAGGAGGAGCTTTATGCTCTTAAAAATATTCTCCCATTTATGAGTGAGATGAGCGTTAAATCTCTACTTATGGTTTTTTTGCAAAGATTATCCAGCAGAACGATCGATGATGTAAGAGGCGGAAAGATAACAGTTATGGGTGTTTTGGAAACTCGTTCGGTAGAGTTTGATGCAGTGATAATCGTTGATTTCAGCGACTCAAACGTTCCTAAAAAGAGCGATAAAGATATGTTCTTAAACACAAATGTAAGAGAGGCGGCAAACCTGCCGACTATGAGTGATAGAGAGAATCTGCAAAAACATTACTACGAGATGCTTATAAACTCAAGCAAAGAGGTTGCAATATCTTTTGTCAAATCCAAAGATAGCAGCGCTTCAAGATTTTTAAAACAGCTTGGCATAAAAGAGAAGAGCGTCTATGATGAAGACTCTTATGCTAGAGTACTCTTTGCAAAAGGCAACTCAAGGCTCAAAGAGGATGAGGATATTGTTTTGGAGTACAGTTTCAGAGGCAAAAACCTATCCGCTACAAGACTCAAAACATTTCTTACATGCAAGAGAAAATATTACTATCATTATGTAAAATCAATTCAAAATCACGAGATCCCAAAAGATATGCCAAAAGAGCATGAGATAGGCTCAGATGTTCACACAGCACTAAAAGAGCTATACGCCAATAGAAGTTTTTACGAGAGTGCGGATGAGTTAAAGCGCGATCTGAATGCAGCGCTCAAAGATGCCTCCGGAGAGAGCGAGCTTGAAGAGTACCTAATGGCGATGCAAGCAAGACGTATGGAGGCTTTTTGCCAAAACGAGGTGAAGAGATTTGCGGACGGATGGAGAGTAGATCAGTGCGAAGTAACTCTTCAAGCCGAGTTTGCAGGCATGAGTATCAGCGGGCAGATAGACAGAGTGGACAGAAGAGGCAGCGATATATATGTTCTTGATTACAAGACCGGCTCCTACCCTCTCTACAACGAGAAAAATTTTACCGAAGCAACAGATTTTCAACTGGAGTTTTACTACCTTTTGGCTCAAAAACTGGGCAATGTCGTCGGATGCGGATACTATGACCTTAAAGAGTCAAAAATAGTAGATGAACCGTTTTTAAGAGAAAAGCTCGGAGTCTTGGAGTCAAATATCAAAGACCTGCTAAACATCGAAGATGTGAACTTTAGCAAGTGCGAAGAGGTTAAAAACTGCCAATTTTGCGAATATAAAATTATGTGTGGTAGAGAGTAG
- a CDS encoding P-loop NTPase fold protein, with protein sequence MANQSDIKKYLTDGENSYLNQDNRNGEILMLSGVWGSGKTHFWKKEIEKELIKELKKKGKSYIFLSLYGKDSIEELQNEIYQFSYNFSVEDSSDIISSACSVFTKVTSFMPKVSIFGLEVELAESAEKVEAENNQQKIKKGIKSLMDGGVICFDDFERKSSKIDLNDLFGFITNLTEVFKTKTIIITNQEFFKERDSEVFSRIKEKSVNKFLLLDPTVDELFETIYKEKYSALDEYKEVILKAIKITEEKNARIYIQVLDNCLEYKSHVKEKSEIFLLVLITVIFVKYNLTFRMESIKVRGGIASHDKFLPNIVELIPSAILGKIAFKAGSPKIIKATFIDKLRRSIEQKNENKKEENLKEDFLFIENNQDMLYQIYKYNVETVYFKEEDKELIEKLNNFVESGILES encoded by the coding sequence ATGGCAAATCAAAGTGATATAAAAAAGTATTTAACTGATGGAGAAAATTCTTATTTAAATCAAGATAATCGTAATGGCGAAATACTTATGCTTAGTGGAGTTTGGGGAAGCGGAAAAACCCATTTTTGGAAAAAAGAGATAGAAAAAGAGCTTATTAAAGAGTTGAAAAAGAAAGGAAAAAGTTACATTTTTCTTAGTCTTTATGGTAAAGATTCTATTGAAGAGTTGCAAAATGAGATATATCAATTTTCATATAATTTTTCTGTAGAAGATAGTAGTGATATTATAAGTTCGGCTTGTTCAGTTTTCACAAAAGTAACTAGTTTTATGCCTAAAGTTTCTATTTTTGGATTAGAAGTAGAATTAGCTGAAAGTGCTGAAAAAGTAGAAGCCGAGAATAATCAACAAAAGATAAAAAAAGGGATAAAAAGTTTAATGGATGGCGGAGTTATTTGCTTTGATGATTTTGAGAGAAAGTCATCAAAGATAGATTTAAATGACTTGTTTGGTTTCATAACTAACTTAACGGAAGTGTTTAAAACAAAAACTATCATCATTACAAATCAAGAGTTTTTTAAAGAGAGAGACAGCGAAGTATTTAGCAGGATTAAAGAGAAAAGCGTAAATAAATTTTTACTTTTAGATCCTACGGTAGATGAGTTGTTTGAAACTATATATAAAGAAAAATATAGTGCTTTAGATGAGTATAAAGAAGTAATTTTAAAAGCTATAAAAATAACAGAAGAGAAAAATGCAAGAATATATATTCAAGTGTTAGATAATTGTTTGGAGTATAAAAGTCATGTGAAAGAAAAGAGTGAAATATTTCTTCTTGTTTTAATCACTGTTATATTTGTAAAATATAATCTTACCTTTAGAATGGAAAGTATCAAAGTGCGAGGCGGTATAGCGAGTCATGATAAATTCTTACCGAATATTGTAGAGCTCATTCCTAGTGCTATATTAGGTAAAATTGCTTTTAAAGCAGGTAGTCCAAAAATTATTAAAGCTACTTTCATAGATAAATTAAGAAGAAGTATAGAGCAAAAAAATGAAAATAAAAAAGAAGAAAACCTAAAAGAAGATTTCCTGTTTATAGAAAATAATCAAGACATGTTGTATCAGATATATAAATATAATGTAGAAACAGTGTATTTTAAAGAAGAGGATAAAGAGCTAATAGAAAAGCTAAATAACTTTGTAGAAAGCGGTATATTAGAAAGTTAA
- a CDS encoding DUF3800 domain-containing protein — MPENNYSDYIIYVDESGDHSLDSINQEYPIFVLAFCIFNKQNYTQSAVTKLKDFKFKHFGHDMVVLHENEIRRDKSVFKTLRPKSKKDAFIEELTQIIEEEDFTVIATVIKKDELYSKLKNPYDIALTYCMERAHRFLKSKDQDMRTTHIIVEQRGKKEDDELELEFRRICDGQNYSNINMPFEIIMANKMSNSAGLQLADLIARPIGLSVLKPKQDNRAFDIIKDKFHRNGFGEVDGVGLKVYP, encoded by the coding sequence ATGCCTGAAAATAATTACAGTGATTACATTATTTATGTTGATGAAAGTGGTGACCACTCTCTGGATTCTATAAATCAAGAGTATCCTATATTTGTTTTGGCATTTTGTATTTTTAATAAACAAAACTATACGCAAAGTGCAGTAACAAAACTCAAAGATTTTAAGTTCAAGCATTTTGGTCACGATATGGTTGTATTGCATGAAAATGAGATTAGAAGAGATAAGAGTGTTTTTAAAACACTAAGACCAAAAAGTAAAAAAGATGCGTTTATTGAAGAATTAACTCAAATAATTGAAGAAGAAGATTTTACCGTAATAGCGACAGTTATTAAAAAAGATGAACTATATAGTAAGTTAAAAAACCCATATGATATAGCTCTGACATATTGTATGGAGAGAGCTCATAGATTTTTAAAATCAAAAGATCAAGACATGAGAACAACACATATAATTGTTGAACAACGTGGCAAGAAGGAGGATGATGAACTTGAACTGGAGTTTAGAAGAATTTGTGATGGACAAAACTATAGCAATATAAATATGCCTTTTGAAATTATTATGGCAAATAAAATGAGTAATTCAGCAGGTTTGCAATTAGCTGATTTAATTGCACGCCCAATAGGACTAAGTGTTCTAAAGCCTAAGCAAGATAATCGAGCATTTGATATTATAAAAGATAAGTTTCACAGAAATGGTTTCGGAGAGGTTGATGGTGTTGGGCTTAAAGTATATCCATAA
- a CDS encoding RecB-like helicase, with amino-acid sequence MLINNLAYEASAGSGKTFMLVVRYLSLLFKGAEPSKILALTFTNKAANEMQERIVQTLEELEHRGELDEIAKVTELSREYLLANRKRVLDEFLNAHTKIMTIDSFFTKILRKFSLYASLMPDFSTFSSQHELKLLSRFLKEVSVAGKKETLITLSLQSNKRLTDIFSLLDEFYIKFAELKHIEFKKQDYREFEKSAMGSLEELKNIISLCKDASSTAIKSVEAQNFEELCAKAWIGRDTLEYSTFKKCFTPEMDTLLFKIKEAIREQNRAKEQNFFFAIKELVDIYAKSKKALYMDDSELSFSDVTYLVYEILNLLDDSEFLYFRLDAQIEHMLLDEFQDTSILQYEILKPLINEITSGKGIFDNGSFFFVGDVKQSIYRFRGGVSALFDVVREQNNTDVEKLLTNYRSQKEVVEFVNRVFEQRIRNYTPQLVRDGADGGYVEVVQNDELLEEVVAQVKRLLDMGAQINEIAVLCATNGDGQEVEGALHEQKIDVVTETTTKLINQNSVKAVLEYLKYQYFGEEIYKENFYALISQQVRPIKRADFNKTTILDIVKGAIEEFGLFSDDFNLLRFLSAISLYSDIEALLFEYERMDVSAAASELNGVRVLTVHKSKGLEFEHVIVIDRLKKVPPSRDAIIYEYDAILLKNIYLRIKGRDGVDEEYAKALLKEKALVREDTLNALYVAFTRARENLFVVLKSKDSMFDILELKKQVCGNLVCHGADKTGEEKSITPLEYTELYYGTQSDILSLEKVQDDDLRSINFGIALHYMLEMLPEFDIASIPGAKAMMINKYGDILEDEEIEDMQRRVEMLLDSSEFLSLIDGECYREKAIRYKKNLKYIDLLVRENSKKGSLFASWNIIDYKSSFSHHEEHISQVGSYVRAIKEITAEDAQGYICYLLKDSVKISKI; translated from the coding sequence ATGCTTATAAATAATCTGGCATACGAGGCGAGTGCGGGGAGCGGAAAGACATTTATGCTTGTTGTACGCTATCTTAGCCTGCTTTTTAAGGGTGCTGAACCATCGAAGATACTCGCACTTACCTTTACCAACAAAGCCGCAAACGAGATGCAGGAGAGGATAGTCCAAACGCTTGAAGAACTTGAACACAGAGGCGAACTTGATGAGATAGCCAAAGTTACCGAGCTATCACGTGAGTATCTGCTTGCCAACCGAAAAAGAGTTCTGGATGAGTTTTTAAACGCACATACGAAGATAATGACAATCGACAGCTTCTTTACGAAGATCCTTAGAAAATTCTCGCTCTACGCCTCTTTGATGCCTGATTTCTCGACATTCAGCTCACAGCACGAACTAAAACTTCTCTCACGCTTTTTAAAAGAGGTAAGCGTTGCAGGTAAAAAAGAGACGCTCATTACACTCTCTTTACAGTCAAATAAAAGGCTTACCGATATATTTTCCCTTTTAGACGAGTTCTATATAAAGTTTGCTGAGCTAAAGCATATCGAGTTTAAAAAGCAGGATTACAGAGAGTTTGAAAAGAGTGCCATGGGCAGCTTGGAGGAGCTTAAAAATATCATCTCTTTATGCAAAGATGCTTCAAGTACGGCTATAAAGTCTGTTGAAGCACAAAATTTTGAAGAGCTGTGCGCAAAGGCTTGGATAGGAAGAGATACGCTGGAGTACAGTACTTTTAAGAAGTGTTTTACGCCAGAGATGGATACTCTGCTCTTTAAGATAAAAGAGGCGATAAGAGAGCAAAACAGAGCAAAAGAGCAGAACTTCTTTTTTGCCATAAAAGAGCTTGTTGACATCTATGCAAAGAGCAAAAAAGCTCTCTATATGGATGACAGTGAGCTAAGTTTTAGCGATGTGACATATTTAGTTTATGAGATACTCAATCTGCTTGATGACAGCGAGTTTTTGTACTTTAGGCTGGATGCGCAGATAGAGCATATGCTGCTTGACGAGTTTCAAGATACCAGTATATTGCAGTATGAGATACTAAAACCGCTTATAAATGAGATAACCTCGGGTAAAGGCATCTTTGATAACGGAAGCTTCTTTTTTGTTGGAGATGTAAAGCAGTCCATCTATAGATTTCGCGGCGGGGTAAGCGCTCTTTTTGACGTGGTAAGAGAGCAGAACAATACAGATGTAGAGAAGCTTTTGACAAACTATCGTTCGCAAAAAGAGGTTGTGGAGTTTGTCAACAGAGTCTTTGAGCAGAGAATAAGAAATTACACGCCGCAACTTGTTAGAGACGGGGCTGATGGCGGTTATGTAGAAGTTGTACAAAATGATGAACTCCTTGAAGAGGTTGTGGCACAGGTCAAGAGGCTTCTTGATATGGGAGCCCAAATAAACGAGATAGCAGTTCTTTGCGCTACTAACGGCGACGGGCAAGAGGTTGAGGGAGCTTTGCATGAGCAAAAAATAGATGTCGTAACCGAGACCACCACAAAGCTTATCAATCAAAATAGTGTTAAAGCAGTCCTTGAGTATCTGAAGTATCAATATTTCGGTGAAGAGATATACAAAGAGAACTTTTATGCGCTCATCTCACAGCAAGTGCGTCCTATAAAAAGAGCAGATTTTAATAAAACAACAATCTTGGATATAGTCAAAGGCGCAATAGAGGAGTTCGGGCTTTTTAGCGATGACTTCAATCTTTTGAGATTTTTAAGCGCAATATCTCTTTACAGTGATATAGAAGCGCTTCTGTTCGAGTATGAGAGAATGGATGTCAGCGCAGCTGCTTCGGAGTTAAACGGTGTTAGAGTACTTACTGTTCACAAGTCAAAAGGGCTGGAGTTTGAGCATGTCATAGTTATTGACAGGCTTAAAAAAGTACCTCCTTCTCGTGATGCAATCATCTACGAGTATGACGCTATTTTGCTAAAAAATATCTACCTGCGTATAAAAGGCAGAGACGGGGTTGATGAAGAGTATGCAAAAGCTCTTTTAAAAGAGAAAGCTCTTGTGAGAGAAGATACTTTGAATGCTCTGTATGTGGCTTTTACAAGAGCAAGAGAGAATCTCTTTGTAGTTTTAAAATCAAAAGACTCTATGTTTGATATTTTAGAGTTAAAAAAGCAGGTCTGCGGTAATTTGGTATGCCATGGAGCAGATAAAACAGGGGAAGAGAAGAGCATTACGCCACTGGAGTACACAGAGCTCTACTATGGAACTCAGAGCGATATTTTGAGTCTTGAGAAGGTTCAGGATGATGATCTTAGATCTATAAACTTTGGAATAGCACTCCACTATATGCTTGAGATGCTCCCAGAGTTTGATATAGCAAGCATTCCTGGTGCAAAAGCTATGATGATAAACAAGTACGGCGACATCTTGGAGGATGAAGAGATAGAAGATATGCAGCGCAGAGTAGAGATGCTTCTTGATAGCAGTGAGTTTCTCTCTTTGATAGATGGGGAGTGTTACAGAGAAAAGGCGATAAGATACAAAAAAAATCTCAAATATATAGATCTGTTGGTAAGGGAGAACTCAAAAAAAGGGTCTCTTTTTGCAAGCTGGAATATCATCGATTATAAGAGCTCTTTTTCACACCATGAGGAACATATCTCTCAAGTCGGCTCCTATGTGAGAGCAATTAAAGAGATAACCGCAGAGGATGCCCAGGGGTATATATGCTATCTCCTAAAAGATAGCGTTAAGATCAGCAAGATCTAA